The Geobacillus stearothermophilus ATCC 12980 genome contains a region encoding:
- the rplD gene encoding 50S ribosomal protein L4 encodes MPKVALYNQNGQTVGEIELNDAVFGIEPNKHVLFEAVIMQRASMRQGTHKTKNRAEVSGGGRKPWRQKGTGRARQGSIRAPQWRGGGTVFGPVPRSYSYKLPKKVRRLAIKSALSSKVLENDIVVLDQLSLEAPKTKEMVKILNNLSVDRKALIVTDELNENVYLSARNIPGVKVVPANGINVLDVLNHDKLVITKAAVEKVEEVLA; translated from the coding sequence ATGCCAAAAGTAGCATTATATAACCAAAACGGGCAGACAGTCGGAGAAATCGAGCTGAACGATGCCGTTTTTGGGATTGAACCGAATAAACACGTATTGTTCGAAGCTGTCATTATGCAGCGCGCCTCGATGCGCCAAGGAACGCACAAAACGAAAAACCGCGCGGAAGTGAGCGGCGGCGGCCGCAAACCGTGGCGTCAAAAAGGGACAGGACGCGCCCGCCAAGGTTCGATTCGCGCTCCGCAATGGCGCGGCGGCGGCACGGTCTTTGGTCCGGTTCCGCGCAGCTACAGCTACAAATTGCCGAAAAAAGTCCGTCGTTTAGCGATCAAATCGGCATTGTCTTCAAAAGTGCTCGAAAACGACATCGTGGTACTGGACCAATTGTCGCTTGAAGCACCGAAGACGAAGGAAATGGTCAAAATTTTAAACAATCTCTCGGTGGATCGGAAAGCACTCATTGTGACCGACGAACTCAATGAGAATGTATATTTGTCGGCGCGCAACATCCCGGGCGTCAAAGTCGTTCCAGCCAACGGCATCAACGTGCTTGACGTGTTAAACCACGATAAGCTCGTCATTACGAAGGCGGCCGTGGAGAAAGTAGAGGAGGTGCTTGCATAA
- the rpsQ gene encoding 30S ribosomal protein S17: MSERNQRKVYVGRVVSDKMDKTITVLVETYKKHPLYGKRVKYSKKYKAHDEHNEAKVGDIVKIMETRPLSATKRFRLVEIVEKAVVL; this comes from the coding sequence ATGAGCGAACGCAATCAACGAAAAGTGTACGTCGGACGGGTCGTATCAGACAAAATGGACAAAACGATTACCGTTTTGGTTGAAACGTACAAAAAACATCCGTTATACGGCAAGCGCGTGAAATATTCGAAAAAATATAAAGCGCATGACGAACATAACGAAGCGAAAGTGGGCGACATCGTCAAAATCATGGAAACCCGCCCGCTGTCGGCAACGAAACGATTCCGCCTCGTCGAGATCGTTGAAAAAGCAGTTGTTCTGTAA
- the rpsC gene encoding 30S ribosomal protein S3, which yields MGQKVNPIGLRIGIIRDWESRWYAEKDYADLVHEDLKIREYINKRLQDAAVSRVEIERAANRVNVTIHTAKPGMVIGKGGSEVEALRKALTQLTGKRVHINIVEIKKPDLDAKLVAENIARQLENRVSFRRAQKQAIQRAMRAGAKGIKTMVSGRLGGAEIARSEHYSEGTVPLHTLRADIDYATAEADTTYGKIGVKVWIYRGEVLPTKKKAEEGGK from the coding sequence GTGGGTCAAAAGGTCAATCCGATCGGTCTGCGCATCGGCATCATTCGTGACTGGGAATCGAGATGGTATGCGGAAAAAGACTATGCAGACCTCGTGCATGAGGACTTAAAAATCCGTGAATACATCAACAAACGTTTGCAGGACGCAGCCGTTTCCCGCGTAGAGATTGAACGCGCCGCCAACCGCGTCAACGTGACGATCCATACGGCGAAACCGGGCATGGTCATCGGGAAAGGCGGTTCGGAAGTGGAAGCGCTCCGCAAAGCGCTCACGCAATTGACCGGCAAACGCGTTCACATCAACATCGTTGAAATCAAAAAACCGGATTTGGATGCGAAACTTGTTGCGGAAAATATTGCCCGCCAGCTTGAAAACCGCGTATCGTTCCGCCGGGCGCAAAAACAAGCGATTCAACGGGCGATGCGCGCCGGGGCGAAAGGGATCAAAACGATGGTGTCCGGCCGCTTAGGCGGTGCAGAGATTGCACGTTCGGAACATTACAGCGAAGGGACGGTTCCACTCCATACGCTGCGCGCTGACATTGACTATGCGACGGCAGAAGCCGATACGACGTACGGAAAAATCGGCGTGAAAGTATGGATTTACCGTGGGGAAGTCCTTCCGACAAAGAAAAAAGCTGAGGAAGGAGGAAAATAA
- the rplN gene encoding 50S ribosomal protein L14 gives MIQQESRLKVADNSGAREVLVIKVLGGSGRRYANIGDVVVATVKDATPGGVVKKGQVVKAVVVRTKRGVRRPDGSYIRFDENACVIIRDDKSPRGTRIFGPVARELRDKDFMKIISLAPEVI, from the coding sequence ATGATTCAACAAGAATCTCGCTTAAAAGTAGCTGATAACTCTGGCGCACGCGAAGTGCTTGTCATTAAAGTGCTCGGAGGCTCGGGCCGCCGCTATGCGAACATCGGCGATGTTGTTGTCGCTACGGTTAAAGATGCGACGCCAGGTGGCGTTGTTAAAAAAGGTCAAGTCGTAAAAGCGGTGGTCGTCCGCACAAAACGCGGGGTGCGCCGTCCGGACGGTTCATATATCCGTTTTGACGAGAACGCCTGCGTCATCATCCGTGATGACAAAAGCCCGCGCGGCACGCGTATTTTTGGGCCGGTTGCCCGCGAACTGCGCGACAAAGATTTCATGAAAATCATTTCGTTAGCCCCGGAAGTTATCTAA
- the rplB gene encoding 50S ribosomal protein L2, protein MAIKKYKPTSNGRRGMTVLDFSEITTDQPEKSLLAPLKKKAGRNNQGKITVRHQGGGHKRQYRIIDFKRDKDGIPGRVATIEYDPNRSANIALINYADGEKRYIIAPKNLKVGMEIMSGPDADIKIGNALPLENIPVGTLVHNIELKPGRGGQLVRAAGTSAQVLGKEGKYVIVRLASGEVRMILGKCRATVGEVGNEQHELVNIGKAGRARWLGIRPTVRGSVMNPVDHPHGGGEGKAPIGRKSPMTPWGKPTLGYKTRKKKNKSDKFIIRRRKK, encoded by the coding sequence ATGGCGATTAAAAAATACAAACCGACATCGAACGGCCGTCGCGGCATGACGGTGCTTGATTTCTCGGAGATCACGACAGACCAGCCGGAAAAATCGCTGCTTGCTCCATTAAAGAAAAAAGCAGGCCGCAACAACCAAGGGAAAATTACCGTTCGCCATCAAGGCGGGGGTCATAAGCGTCAATACCGGATCATCGACTTTAAGCGTGACAAAGATGGAATTCCAGGACGCGTTGCTACGATTGAGTACGATCCGAACCGCTCGGCGAACATCGCGCTCATCAACTATGCAGACGGTGAAAAACGGTACATCATCGCGCCGAAAAACTTAAAAGTCGGCATGGAAATCATGTCGGGTCCGGATGCGGACATTAAAATCGGGAATGCATTGCCGCTTGAAAACATCCCGGTCGGTACGCTTGTCCACAACATCGAATTGAAGCCGGGCCGCGGCGGGCAATTGGTGCGTGCAGCCGGAACGTCGGCGCAAGTGCTCGGGAAAGAAGGCAAATATGTCATCGTTCGCCTCGCTTCGGGCGAAGTGCGCATGATTTTGGGCAAATGCCGCGCTACTGTCGGTGAAGTCGGCAACGAGCAACATGAACTTGTCAACATCGGGAAAGCAGGGCGCGCTCGCTGGTTAGGCATCCGTCCGACTGTTCGAGGTTCGGTTATGAACCCAGTTGATCATCCGCACGGCGGTGGTGAAGGGAAAGCACCGATCGGACGCAAGTCGCCGATGACGCCGTGGGGCAAACCGACGCTCGGATACAAAACGCGCAAAAAGAAAAACAAATCGGATAAATTCATCATTCGCCGCCGTAAGAAATAA
- the rpsS gene encoding 30S ribosomal protein S19: MGRSLKKGPFCDEHLMKKIEKLNETGQKQVIKTWSRRSTIFPQFVGHTIAVYDGRKHVPVYITEDMVGHKLGEFAPTRTFRGHAGDDKKTKR, translated from the coding sequence ATGGGTCGCAGCTTGAAAAAAGGTCCGTTTTGCGATGAACATTTGATGAAAAAAATCGAAAAGCTCAATGAAACTGGGCAAAAACAAGTGATCAAAACATGGTCTCGCCGTTCGACGATCTTCCCGCAGTTTGTCGGCCATACGATCGCCGTATATGACGGCCGCAAACATGTACCGGTATACATCACAGAAGACATGGTCGGGCACAAATTGGGTGAATTTGCGCCGACGCGCACGTTCCGCGGCCATGCTGGCGATGACAAGAAAACAAAACGGTAA
- the rplV gene encoding 50S ribosomal protein L22, with translation MQAKAVARTVRIAPRKARLVIDLIRGKEVGEAFAILRHTPKAASPIIEKVLKSAVANAEHNYDMDVNNLVISQAYVDEGPTLKRFRPRAMGRASAINKRTSHITIVVSEKKEG, from the coding sequence ATGCAAGCTAAAGCTGTTGCGAGAACCGTTCGCATCGCTCCTCGTAAAGCGCGCTTAGTCATTGACTTGATCCGTGGGAAGGAAGTGGGCGAAGCATTCGCGATTTTGCGCCACACGCCAAAAGCGGCTTCCCCGATCATTGAAAAAGTGTTGAAATCGGCTGTTGCCAACGCTGAACACAACTATGACATGGACGTCAACAACTTGGTCATTTCCCAAGCGTACGTTGATGAAGGTCCAACGTTGAAACGTTTCCGTCCGCGTGCGATGGGCCGGGCAAGCGCCATTAATAAACGCACAAGCCATATTACAATCGTCGTGTCAGAAAAGAAGGAGGGATAA
- the rplC gene encoding 50S ribosomal protein L3, translated as MTKGILGRKIGMTQIFAENGDLIPVTVIHATPNVVLQKKTIENDGYEAIQLGFEDISEKRANKPQIGHAAKANTAPKRFIREIRGANINEYEVGQEVKVDIFSEGDIVDVTGISKGKGFQGAIKRHGQSRGPMAHGSRYHRRPGSMGAIAPNRVFKTKNLPGRMGGERVTIQNLKIVKVDPERNLLLIKGNVPGPRKGLVIVKSAVKAKAKAK; from the coding sequence ATGACGAAGGGAATCTTAGGCAGAAAAATCGGTATGACGCAAATATTTGCGGAAAATGGCGATTTGATTCCGGTTACTGTCATCCATGCAACGCCAAACGTCGTGTTGCAAAAGAAAACGATCGAAAACGACGGTTATGAAGCGATCCAATTAGGGTTTGAAGATATTAGCGAAAAACGCGCCAACAAACCGCAAATTGGCCATGCTGCCAAAGCAAACACGGCACCTAAGCGCTTCATTCGTGAAATTCGCGGCGCCAACATCAATGAGTATGAAGTTGGCCAAGAAGTAAAAGTGGACATTTTCAGCGAAGGCGACATCGTCGATGTCACAGGCATTTCCAAGGGGAAAGGGTTCCAAGGGGCCATTAAGCGCCATGGCCAGTCGCGCGGGCCAATGGCTCACGGCTCTCGCTATCATCGTCGCCCGGGTTCGATGGGTGCCATCGCGCCAAACCGCGTATTCAAAACGAAAAACTTGCCGGGACGCATGGGCGGCGAGCGTGTGACGATTCAAAACTTGAAAATTGTCAAGGTCGATCCGGAACGTAACTTGTTGCTCATCAAAGGGAACGTACCGGGCCCGAGAAAAGGATTAGTGATCGTAAAAAGCGCCGTTAAAGCGAAAGCGAAGGCGAAATAA
- the rplP gene encoding 50S ribosomal protein L16 encodes MLMPKRVKYRREHRGRMKGRAKGGTEVHFGEFGLQALESAWITNRQIEAARRAMTRYMRRGGKVWIRIFPSKPYTAKPLEVRMGSGKGAPEGWVAVVKPGKVMFEVGGVSEEVAREALRLASHKLPIKCKFVKREETGGEA; translated from the coding sequence ATGTTAATGCCAAAACGCGTCAAATATCGCCGTGAACATCGCGGACGGATGAAAGGCCGCGCCAAAGGCGGTACGGAAGTTCATTTTGGTGAATTCGGCCTGCAAGCGCTGGAATCGGCTTGGATTACGAACCGGCAAATTGAGGCCGCCCGTCGGGCAATGACCCGCTACATGAGACGGGGCGGAAAAGTATGGATTCGCATTTTCCCTTCGAAGCCATACACAGCGAAACCGCTTGAAGTGCGGATGGGTTCCGGTAAAGGGGCTCCGGAAGGCTGGGTTGCCGTTGTCAAACCAGGCAAAGTGATGTTTGAAGTGGGCGGTGTTTCCGAGGAAGTGGCACGTGAAGCGTTGCGTTTGGCTTCTCACAAACTTCCGATCAAATGCAAATTCGTAAAACGTGAAGAAACTGGTGGTGAGGCGTAA
- a CDS encoding type Z 30S ribosomal protein S14, with translation MAKKSMIAKQKRTPKFKVRAYTRCERCGRPHSVYRKFKLCRICFRELAYKGQLPGIKKASW, from the coding sequence GTGGCTAAAAAATCGATGATCGCGAAACAAAAACGGACGCCGAAGTTTAAAGTAAGAGCGTATACCCGCTGCGAGCGCTGCGGCCGCCCGCATTCGGTTTACCGCAAGTTTAAACTTTGCCGTATTTGTTTCCGTGAACTCGCATATAAAGGTCAACTTCCTGGCATCAAAAAAGCCAGCTGGTAA
- the rpmC gene encoding 50S ribosomal protein L29 — protein MKAKEIRELTTAEIEQKIKALKEELFNLRFQLATGQLENTARIRQVRKDIARMKTIIRERELAANK, from the coding sequence ATGAAAGCGAAAGAAATCCGTGAGTTAACCACTGCCGAAATCGAACAAAAAATTAAAGCGTTGAAGGAAGAGTTGTTCAACCTTCGCTTCCAGCTGGCGACGGGCCAACTCGAAAACACGGCGCGCATCCGCCAAGTGCGCAAAGACATCGCCCGTATGAAAACGATCATTCGTGAACGTGAGCTCGCTGCCAATAAATAA
- the rplW gene encoding 50S ribosomal protein L23 encodes MKDPRDIIKRPIITENTMNLIGQKKYTFEVDVKANKTEVKDAVEKIFGVKVEKVNIMNYKGKFKRVGRYSGYTNRRRKAIVTLTPDSKEIELFEV; translated from the coding sequence ATGAAAGACCCTCGCGACATTATTAAGCGCCCCATCATCACGGAAAACACAATGAATTTGATCGGGCAAAAGAAATATACGTTTGAGGTCGACGTCAAAGCGAACAAAACGGAAGTGAAAGACGCGGTCGAGAAAATTTTTGGCGTCAAAGTCGAGAAAGTCAACATCATGAACTATAAAGGGAAATTTAAACGCGTCGGCCGCTACAGCGGCTATACGAACCGCCGCCGCAAAGCGATCGTTACGCTGACGCCAGACAGCAAAGAAATCGAACTGTTTGAAGTGTAA
- the rplX gene encoding 50S ribosomal protein L24 encodes MHVKKGDKVQVISGKDKGKQGVILAAFPKKNRVIVEGVNIVKKHAKPSQANPQGGIIEKEAPIHVSKVMPLDPKTGEPTRIGYKIVDGKKVRYAKKSGEILDK; translated from the coding sequence ATGCATGTAAAAAAAGGTGACAAAGTGCAAGTAATCTCCGGTAAAGACAAAGGCAAACAAGGCGTCATCCTGGCGGCGTTTCCGAAGAAAAACCGCGTCATCGTTGAGGGCGTCAACATTGTGAAAAAGCATGCGAAACCGTCGCAAGCGAATCCGCAAGGCGGCATCATCGAAAAAGAGGCGCCGATCCATGTGTCGAAAGTGATGCCGTTAGATCCGAAAACAGGCGAACCGACGCGCATCGGCTACAAAATTGTCGACGGTAAAAAAGTGCGCTACGCGAAAAAATCCGGAGAGATTTTAGATAAATAA
- the rplE gene encoding 50S ribosomal protein L5 has product MNRLKEKYVKEVVPALMSKFNYKSIMQVPKIEKIVINMGVGDAVQNPKALDSAVEELTLIAGQRPVVTRAKKSIAGFRLRQGMPIGAKVTLRGERMYEFLDKLISVSLPRVRDFRGVSKKAFDGRGNYTLGIKEQLIFPEIDYDKVNKVRGMDIVIVTTANTDEEARELLALLGMPFQK; this is encoded by the coding sequence ATGAACCGCCTAAAAGAGAAGTATGTAAAAGAAGTCGTTCCTGCTCTGATGAGCAAGTTCAACTATAAATCGATCATGCAAGTGCCGAAAATCGAAAAAATCGTCATCAACATGGGTGTCGGCGACGCGGTGCAAAACCCGAAAGCATTAGACAGCGCCGTTGAAGAGCTGACGTTGATCGCCGGCCAGCGTCCGGTTGTGACGCGCGCGAAAAAATCGATTGCGGGCTTCCGTCTCCGCCAAGGGATGCCGATCGGTGCAAAAGTAACGTTGCGCGGTGAACGGATGTATGAATTTCTTGATAAGTTGATCTCGGTCTCGCTCCCGCGCGTGCGCGACTTCCGCGGGGTATCGAAAAAAGCGTTCGATGGCCGCGGCAACTATACGCTCGGCATTAAAGAGCAGCTCATTTTCCCGGAGATTGACTACGATAAAGTGAACAAAGTGCGCGGCATGGATATCGTGATCGTCACAACGGCCAACACGGACGAAGAAGCGCGTGAACTGCTGGCGTTGCTGGGCATGCCATTCCAAAAATAA
- the rpsH gene encoding 30S ribosomal protein S8, whose amino-acid sequence MVMTDPIADMLTRIRNANMVRHEKLEVPASKIKREIAEILKREGFIRDYEYIEDNKQGILRIFLKYGPNNERVITGLKRISKPGLRVYVKAHEVPRVLNGLGIAILSTSQGVLTDKEARQKGTGGEVIAYVW is encoded by the coding sequence ATGGTGATGACAGATCCAATTGCTGATATGCTGACCCGCATTCGGAATGCGAATATGGTTCGTCACGAAAAACTCGAAGTCCCGGCTTCGAAAATCAAGCGGGAAATCGCCGAAATTTTAAAGCGCGAAGGGTTTATTCGTGATTATGAATATATCGAAGACAACAAACAAGGCATTCTCCGCATCTTCTTGAAGTACGGCCCGAACAATGAACGCGTCATTACAGGGCTGAAACGCATCAGCAAACCCGGTTTGCGCGTATACGTCAAGGCTCATGAAGTGCCGCGCGTCTTAAACGGCTTAGGCATCGCGATTCTTTCGACATCGCAAGGCGTCTTAACGGACAAAGAAGCACGGCAAAAAGGCACGGGCGGCGAAGTAATCGCCTACGTTTGGTAA